One window of the Dreissena polymorpha isolate Duluth1 chromosome 5, UMN_Dpol_1.0, whole genome shotgun sequence genome contains the following:
- the LOC127880558 gene encoding EEF1A lysine methyltransferase 2-like isoform X2: MASNDSDNLPDFGSSELGTKDWDSAYEKEVDNFEDIGDVGEVWFGEETMDKIISWIEKCPEVKANDPIIDLGSGNGMMCIELSKRGFSQLVGVDYSELAVMLSRSVAKAEGCEEVVFETGDLITSERPNQCTCLTRKYKVVLDKGTYDAISLSPHDSQSAQLGYLATVKDLMDSDSLFSITSCNWTKDQLTDFFKDFKLHDEIKFKTIQFGGKTGSTYTSLVLKLST; encoded by the exons ATGGCATCAAATGACAGTGACAACTTGCCAGACTTTGGATCATCAGAACTTGGCACAAAAGA TTGGGACTCTGCATACGAAAAGGAAGTTGACAATTTTGAAGACATAGGAGATGTGGGAGAAGTATG GTTTGGTGAGGAAACTATGGACAAGATCATTTCCTGGATTGAGAAGTGCCCCGAGGTGAAAGCCAATGACCCAATTATTGACCTGGGGTCAGGAAATGGCATGATGTGTATTGAGCTG AGCAAGCGTGGTTTCAGTCAGCTGGTGGGCGTGGACTATTCAGAGCTGGCAGTGATGTTGTCCAGGTCTGTAGCCAAGGCTGAAGGCTGTGAGGAAGTTGTTTTTGAG ACCGGTGATCTTATTACTTCTGAAAGACCCAACCAATGCACCTGTCTGACACGGAAATACAAGGTGGTCCTGGACAAGGGGACGTACGACGCCATCAGCCTGTCACCGCACGACTCACAGAGTGCACAACTTGGTTACCTGGCAACAGTTAAAGATTTGATGGACAGCGACAGCTTGTTCTCCATAACATCTTGTAACTGGACAAAGGACCAgttgacagatttttttaaag ATTTCAAGCTtcatgatgaaataaaattcaagaCAATACAGTTTGGTGGGAAGACGGGAAGTACATACACAAGCCTTGTTTTGAAACTGAGCACATGA
- the LOC127880558 gene encoding EEF1A lysine methyltransferase 2-like isoform X1 translates to MASNDSDNLPDFGSSELGTKEYWDSAYEKEVDNFEDIGDVGEVWFGEETMDKIISWIEKCPEVKANDPIIDLGSGNGMMCIELSKRGFSQLVGVDYSELAVMLSRSVAKAEGCEEVVFETGDLITSERPNQCTCLTRKYKVVLDKGTYDAISLSPHDSQSAQLGYLATVKDLMDSDSLFSITSCNWTKDQLTDFFKDFKLHDEIKFKTIQFGGKTGSTYTSLVLKLST, encoded by the exons ATGGCATCAAATGACAGTGACAACTTGCCAGACTTTGGATCATCAGAACTTGGCACAAAAGAGTA TTGGGACTCTGCATACGAAAAGGAAGTTGACAATTTTGAAGACATAGGAGATGTGGGAGAAGTATG GTTTGGTGAGGAAACTATGGACAAGATCATTTCCTGGATTGAGAAGTGCCCCGAGGTGAAAGCCAATGACCCAATTATTGACCTGGGGTCAGGAAATGGCATGATGTGTATTGAGCTG AGCAAGCGTGGTTTCAGTCAGCTGGTGGGCGTGGACTATTCAGAGCTGGCAGTGATGTTGTCCAGGTCTGTAGCCAAGGCTGAAGGCTGTGAGGAAGTTGTTTTTGAG ACCGGTGATCTTATTACTTCTGAAAGACCCAACCAATGCACCTGTCTGACACGGAAATACAAGGTGGTCCTGGACAAGGGGACGTACGACGCCATCAGCCTGTCACCGCACGACTCACAGAGTGCACAACTTGGTTACCTGGCAACAGTTAAAGATTTGATGGACAGCGACAGCTTGTTCTCCATAACATCTTGTAACTGGACAAAGGACCAgttgacagatttttttaaag ATTTCAAGCTtcatgatgaaataaaattcaagaCAATACAGTTTGGTGGGAAGACGGGAAGTACATACACAAGCCTTGTTTTGAAACTGAGCACATGA
- the LOC127880559 gene encoding ras-related protein Rab-7a — MASRKKVLLKVIILGDSGVGKTSLMNQYVNKKFSNQYKATIGADFLTKEVMVDDRLVTMQIWDTAGQERFQSLGVAFYRGADCCVLVFDVTMPNTFKSLDSWRDEFLIQASPRDPENFPFVVIGNKIDLENRAVSAKRAQGWCHSKGDIPYFETSAKEAINVEQAFQTVAKNALSQETEVEHYEFPDQIRLNNDQNKQASGGCGC; from the exons ATGGCTTCAAGAAAGAAGGTTTTACTAAAGGTTATAATTCTAGGTGACAGTGG TGTCGGAAAAACATCTTTGATGAACCAGTATGTCAACAAAAAGTTCAGCAACCAGTACAAGGCTACTATAGGTGCAGATTTTCTTACCAAAGAAGTCATGGTAGATGATCGGCTAGTAACAATGcag ATTTGGGACACGGCAGGACAAGAGCGATTCCAGAGCCTGGGGGTGGCGTTCTATCGCGGCGCTGACTGCTGTGTGCTGGTGTTTGATGTCACCATGCCGAACACTTTCAAGTCTCTGGACAGCTGGCGCGATGAGTTCTTGATACAGGCCAGTCCGAGAGATCCAGAAAACTTCCCCTTCGTAGTCATTGGCAACAAAATTGACTTGGAAAATCGTGCA GTTTCTGCCAAGCGAGCCCAGGGCTGGTGTCATTCAAAAGGAGACATCCCATACTTCGAGACGAGCGCGAAAGAGGCCATAAATGTGGAGCAAGCTTTCCAGACCGTTGCAAAGAACGCCCTGTCCCAGGAAACTGAGGTGGAACACTACGAATTTCCCGACCAGATTCGACTCAACAACGACCAGAATAAGCAGGCGTCAGGGGGTTGTGGATGTTGA